Below is a window of Diaminobutyricibacter sp. McL0608 DNA.
TCACTTACAAGTTGTGATCTCGGCCTCGATTCGGCGCGCAGAACACAACATTGCGAGGAATGACACAGTTCTTCGTCCGCCCCAAACGGCTGAGGATGGCGCGTTGGGCGACCGTGTCAAGGGCGCTATGCGTCGCTCCGCGATGCAGCGGAGCTGCACCCTTGACGCGGTCGTTCAACCTGCGAACATACCTTGGGTGCGGCGGACGAAGGGAATCGAGCTCCGGCGAGGCTCTGATGGGGCGAGAAACCGTGAAACGCAAAGACGTATCTAAGGCGGGCGTCGCCCGCGAGGTTCTGTGGTCGCGAACTGGCGGGACCCCACGCACGGAAGCGGATCCCTCAGCGCGCGCGCTGCCGCAAGCGCTTGCCAGAAAAGGCAACGTCACCATCGGCCAAAAGCCGCCCGTCGACGAACACCAGCGCACACGCGTCTTCATGTCGCCAGGCAAGCCGTTGGAGATGTGGATGGACGCCGTGATGGAGCGCAGCGTCCGCGACGTCGACTGGCCCAACCTCAGCCGAGATCAGGTCATCGAGCACGTCGCTGACCTCCACACGAACCTCACTCGCGGATCAGGTTCGTGATGCGGCTCGTCGAGCAGCGCCGCTCGGCCTCGTCGGTCACCACGATCGGCCCTCGCCGCCCTGCTGCGGCGAGGTAGTTCGCATGCATCGAGCCGACTCGCCCAGAACGCAACAGGCGCCGCTGATCGCCGCCCTGAGCGCAATCGCCGGAGTGCACAGAGTTTAACTCGTCGATGAGGACGACCTGGAGTAGCGGTCCGCCCTGCAGAGCGGGCCGCAGGCTCAGGACCGGGGGCAGGGCGCAGGCTCAGGACGCAGGCTGAGCGAAGTGCAGGAGGAGCAGCTGCGGACGGCCGGAGACCGCGCGCGTCGCCTCGGGCACGTATGCCATCAGAGACCATGGCCACGCCGGCCAGTCGCCGATCTCGGTGCTCGGCCTCGGCAGCGGCGAGTCGTCCCAGTGGAGGGCCGGCTCCTCGCAGCCGCGCAACTCGAGTCTCGCGGCGAGCGCGGCCCGAAGATAGTCGCCGAGGGGATGCCGGAATGCCGGGGCGAGGCGGCGCTCGCCGTCGGGTCCTAGACCCTTGATGCCCGAGCCGATCGTGGTGAGCTCGCGATGCACGTCTGAGATGAGGAGCGCGCCACCCGGGCGCAGCACGCGGGCGAACTCGGCGAACACCGGGCCGAGATCGCTCACGTGGACGAGCGCGAGCGCGCACACGACCACATCGACCGATCGGTCGGCGAGAGGCAGTCGATCGACTGATCCCAGGTGGAAGTCGCCCTCCGGGACACGCTCTCGGGCCAGCTCGAGCATGCCCGGTGACCCGTCGACGCCGATCACGGTGTGGCCGAGGTCCGCGAGAATCCGCGCGAATCGCCCTGTGCCGCACGCGGCATCCAGGGCGACGCCGACCTCGCGGTGCGCCAGCCATTCGGTGATGACCGGCTCGTCGATCGCGAAGAGGCCACCGCCCGCATTCGCGTCGTAGGCGGGCGCCTGCTGCTGATAGGTGACGTCAGCGGCCACGCGCTCCGCGAGCACCCCGCGATTCTGGAGTTTCCCGTCGGCGAGCAATCGGCGGATCTCGGCGACCCGGTCTTCGACGAAGGCTTGATCGTGGTCACCGGCCCATGCGTCGAGCAGAGCGGACCCTTCGATGCCGAGCAGATACGCAAGAGGGTCCTGATAGATCACGATCAAGGAGCGTAGCCAGCGCCACGCGCGCAGATCAAGGCACGGCTACTTCCTTCGGGCACCCGTTCAGGGAGATCAAAGGCCGCAGCGCACGCATGTTCCTCGACCACGGGCTCGAGCAGACCAACTACCAGGCCGACTACTCGGCCGTCGACGCCGAGCGCTGGGCCGTCGCCAGCGCGCAGTCCTTCCACCCTGGCCTCCGGCCCGCCGAAGGCCCGCTCGAATACACGGGTGCTCCGCGAGCTCTTCAAGGAAGTCATAGTCGACCGCCCGCAGACGGCCGACGAGAACACGGCCGAGAGCGCCCAGAATGCCGCTCTCAACGCGTCATGGGCGGCTGCGCATCCTCCAGCGCCGACGCACCGTGCGCCGATGCACCCCGTGCTTGCGCGCGAGCTCCCGCATCGAGAGCCCCTCGACCCTCGCATCACGGCGAATCTGCGCGAACAGCTCCAACCTGACCGACCTCATCCCAGGCCCTCCCCGTCATCAACAACACCGACGGGACCACGCTCAGGTGGGTGCAAATAACACCGACACAGCCACCCCGGCGAGTCAGCAACTGGGGCCACTCAACTCCGACAAGTGGGGCCGTTCAACGCTGACACAGCCAGACACTATCGTCGGGGCGCCAGGGCGCCCGATAGCCGGTCGGTCACCGCTCTTCACGCTCGAGCTTCACGAGCGTGGTGCCCTCCCGCACGGCGATGTACGTTTACCCCGTACGGTGACCATGCGCGGTGAGCGGGGGATAACTGCAACCGTCATTCCCGTCTCGTACCCCTTAGGTTGCGAGACGTCTGGGCGGGGCGCGACGACTTACACTTCGGCGTCTCGAGGGGCCGAGCTTCGTAGTCCGTCCAGGTAGCCGCGCCGCTGTCGACTCTTACAATTCGTCGACGAGCCGACCGGGGCCGCACACCTCGACCTGGGTATTGCGTCGCCGGAAAGACGCGATCCCAAAAGCCAACAAGATAAGACAGGGAGCCAAAAGGCCTAAGGCTGAAATGAAGCAGAAAGCCAAGGAGCAAGGACAAGCCGTCGAGAACACTCAATGGACGACTGAATCCAAGCAGCCGGCTAAGTGCAATGCACGCAGGCACTTTGAAGTGGACCGCTCCCCCAGCCCAGTGAATAACAGGGGTCGCGTGTAAACCTGGTTGCATGGCAAATCGGGGGATTTCGAGCCAGGCCGGGCGACGCGAAGCATCTTATGCACGGCAGCGTCAGGCGCACGATGCCGCCGCGATCCGACACTCTGAAGACCGCGAGCGCGAAGCCGCACAGCGGCGCGCCGCCGACGCGTTGTTGAAGCTTGAGGCCAAATGGGGCACTCGCGGCGACGCCCTCAAGCGACTGACCCAGGTCTCACGGACCCTCAGTCGACTCCGGGACGAGCAGGACACCGCACTTCTCGAGAGGGACGACCTCATCGCTCACCTCCGAGAGGTGGGCGAGAGCTGGAACGCCCTCGCCGCACGAACGGGCTTGAGCCGGCAAGCACTCAACAAACGAAACCCTCGCGCGGAACGAGCGGACGAGCATTAGCATCCCTTCCCCGCATCCAATCGTGGTTGGGCTAATACGCGCTACCTTGAATGGATGGAGACCGTGACGCGTCCTGAGATGCGCAACCGCAGTGCCGACATCCTGCGCCGCGTCGAAGCCGGAGAGTCGGTGCAGGTAACGTACAACGGCCATCTGGCGGCACTCATCATCCCGGAGAGTGGCGACCCGCTCGACGGACTCATCGCTCGAGGCGCGGCACGGCCCGCGCGCTCCGGCGCCGACACGCTAGCAACCATCAAACGCGTTGTATCGCCGGTGAGTTCGCGCGAGTTAATCGAGATGAGCCGCGGCCGCGGGTAACGATTGTCCGCCTGCACGCCTCGCCAGTGATGACACGCGCAACGGCCAACCGAGCTGGCTGCTAGGTTCCTGTTCGTGGCGGTATGGGAAGCGGACAATCAGAATCCCGGATTCAACATGATCCAGAACGGGTTCATCACGAAGTTTCGTGCGGTGGCGGTCCTCGACGACGCTCTGTTGTCGTTTCGATCAGCGGGCTATCGAGTGGTCAGTCTTGACGCCGGTCATTGGACGACCGAGTCAGCGCTGCATCAGGCCTTTTCCACGACACTCCGCTTCCCGTCGTATTACGGCCGCAACCTTGACGCATTGTCAGACTGCCTTCGTGATGTCGCCGAGCTGGACTACGGATGGGCCGATTCGGACGCCGGCCTGATCCTGGTCATCGATAACTTTGACCGCTTCTGTTCTGCGATGCCCGAGACCGCCAGCACAGTCCTGGACATCGTTAGCCGTGCAGCACGTCTCGGCGCACTACTCGGCAACCGGATCCTATGTCTCATCCGATCAGACAATCCGTGGCTAGAGCTGGGGAGAGTGGGAGGAGACGAGCCGCAATGGAATCCTCGCGAATGGCTCAACTCCAATCGGGTTGATTAGCCTCAGACATTGGCGGCCGGCACGTTCTGTCTCCTACTTGGAGTGGTATGGGGGTGGGCTCTTCGCATGCCAATATTGGCCAATGACGTCGGCTGACAAACTGCGGTCCAAGCTCAAGTCGTATATCGACAGTGAACGGATCGTGTGCCTACGTCGGCACTCGCACCCGTACTACACGATCAACGGATTCGTCCTCGCCGTCGGACGCAGCTGGGTGCTGCTGTCCAGAGCCATGGAGGGCGGATACTTTGACGGGTTCGCAGCGATTCGAATCCGAGACATCAAGCGGCTCCGTCGTGACACTTCGTTCCAACCCGAATTCGCCAAGACCCGACCAGAGTGGCCTCCAACCCTCCCCACGATCGAGGGGAACCTTGACTTAGACAGCACGCACGGAATGCTGCGTTCGCTGCTTCGGGGGGAGCACGTCTACGGCATCGAGCGGGACAAACGCGTCGACGCGATCTGGATCGGAGTGCCGAACGAACTCAGAAAGCGATGGCTGTACATCTGGGAAGTCGACGCACAAGGGCGTTGGCATGACTCCCCACTCGGATACAAGGTCGGCACTATCACCACGGTGATCTTTGACGATCATTATCAGACGGCGTTGAGGGCTATAGCTGGAGATCCGCCGTCAGAAGCGTCGGCGGACTGGTCACCGACTCATCTGGCAACTAGTTGAAATCACAGACCTAGGTCGAGTTCAGAAGAGGGCTCGGTCGTAGCCTTGCCGTCAGAACAGAGTGGGCTCTACAGGCGGCGCAGACTCCGGGCGAAGGAGCAGATCTAAGAACTTCACATTGATGAAGATCCGCTCGCGGCCGGCCCGGACATCCTGGAGTACCTCTCCAGCGACGAGGCCATTGAGCCAGTTCGTGGCGGTGGGTCGCGAGACCCGGCATCGCTCGACAACGTTCGCGATTCGACAGTAGGGCTGCTCGAAAAGGACGGCGAGCAGGTCCGCGTTCGCTCCGCCGGAGGTCAGCTCCCGGATCCGACCGAGCGTCTCGTCCTGCAACTCTTGAATCTGATCAATCTTCTCGACAGTGCTCAGAGCTGTTTGGCGAATGCCTTCGAGTATGAAGAGCACCCATTCTTCCCAAGCACCGTCGCGAGTAACGGCGAGGAGCAGTTGGTAATACTCGTCTTTGTTTTGGATGATGTAGCGCGACAGGTAGAGGATCGGTTCACCAATCAAACCCGCGTTCATAAGCATGAGGACATTGAGGATCCTGCCGGTGCGCCCGTTGCCGTCCTCGAATGGATGGATCGCTTCGAACTGATAGTGGGCAGCTGCCATCGCGACGAGAGGGTCGAGTCCGGCGGGAGCGTGGATGAATCGCTCCCACTCGCCGAGCTTGTCGCGGATGACCTTCTCCCCTACCGGAGGCGTGTAGATAGCCGCGTGGGTCGATGGATTGCCGATGTACGTGCCCGGTTGCCGGCGGACGTCCATCTGACGACCCTTCACGATCGTGCAAACCTCCGTCGCAGTCGTCACCGAGAGCGGTCGAGCTCGAATCAAGTCGACTCCTGCAAACAAAGCTTTGCGATAGTTCAGCGTCTCCTTGGTGGCGGGGTTGCTCGCGGCGGACTCGTCCTGAGCGAACTTGAACAGATCGTCCGCTGTCGTGACAATGTTCTCGATTTCAGAACTCGCTTGGGCTTCCAAAAGTGGAATCGAGTTGATGAGAACTGTGGGGTTGGTGATTCGGCGCGCTGCTTGGTCGAGCGCGGCGAGCGCGGCTCGCGCCTCGACAGTCGCCTTGAGGACAGCCTTCGTCTCAATGTCCTGGGTCGGCG
It encodes the following:
- a CDS encoding class I SAM-dependent methyltransferase gives rise to the protein MIYQDPLAYLLGIEGSALLDAWAGDHDQAFVEDRVAEIRRLLADGKLQNRGVLAERVAADVTYQQQAPAYDANAGGGLFAIDEPVITEWLAHREVGVALDAACGTGRFARILADLGHTVIGVDGSPGMLELARERVPEGDFHLGSVDRLPLADRSVDVVVCALALVHVSDLGPVFAEFARVLRPGGALLISDVHRELTTIGSGIKGLGPDGERRLAPAFRHPLGDYLRAALAARLELRGCEEPALHWDDSPLPRPSTEIGDWPAWPWSLMAYVPEATRAVSGRPQLLLLHFAQPAS
- a CDS encoding helix-turn-helix domain-containing protein; the protein is MRSVRLELFAQIRRDARVEGLSMRELARKHGVHRRTVRRRWRMRSRP
- a CDS encoding type II toxin-antitoxin system Phd/YefM family antitoxin, whose protein sequence is METVTRPEMRNRSADILRRVEAGESVQVTYNGHLAALIIPESGDPLDGLIARGAARPARSGADTLATIKRVVSPVSSRELIEMSRGRG
- a CDS encoding barstar family protein, with translation MAVWEADNQNPGFNMIQNGFITKFRAVAVLDDALLSFRSAGYRVVSLDAGHWTTESALHQAFSTTLRFPSYYGRNLDALSDCLRDVAELDYGWADSDAGLILVIDNFDRFCSAMPETASTVLDIVSRAARLGALLGNRILCLIRSDNPWLELGRVGGDEPQWNPREWLNSNRVD
- a CDS encoding Fic family protein: MVWRAEAAYNDLPALPPTQDIETKAVLKATVEARAALAALDQAARRITNPTVLINSIPLLEAQASSEIENIVTTADDLFKFAQDESAASNPATKETLNYRKALFAGVDLIRARPLSVTTATEVCTIVKGRQMDVRRQPGTYIGNPSTHAAIYTPPVGEKVIRDKLGEWERFIHAPAGLDPLVAMAAAHYQFEAIHPFEDGNGRTGRILNVLMLMNAGLIGEPILYLSRYIIQNKDEYYQLLLAVTRDGAWEEWVLFILEGIRQTALSTVEKIDQIQELQDETLGRIRELTSGGANADLLAVLFEQPYCRIANVVERCRVSRPTATNWLNGLVAGEVLQDVRAGRERIFINVKFLDLLLRPESAPPVEPTLF